One Heyndrickxia oleronia genomic window, AGCATAGGTTTCATTAAGATATATGGGAAATAAATTTCATGAATCCCACCGAAGAATTGAATAATAGCTGCTCCTGGAGCAGACCTCTTTGCCGTACCTTTTCCAAAAATACAATACGCAAGCAATACACCAATACCAGGACCAGGATTCGCTTCTAAAAGGAATAAAACCGATTTTCCTGCATCCTTTACTTGCTCCACGCCTATTGGAGATAGAACACCATGATTAATGGCATTATTTAAGAATAAGACCTTTGCAGGTTCAATAATAATACTTGTTAGTGGCAACAGCCCTGTTCCAACTAACCAATCAACACCATCTACTAATAAACCAGTTAATCCTTTAACGGCAGGACCAATGGCTAAAAATGCTAATATAGCTAAAATTCCACCTAAAATCCCCGCGGAGAAATTATTTACAAGCATTTCAAAACCAGCTTTGACCTTCCCTTCGATTAACTTATCGAATTTTTTGATGACATAGCCGCCTAATGGGCCCATAATCATTGCACCTAAGAACATCGGTATATCTGTTCCAACAATGACACCCATCGTTGCAATAGCACCTACTACCGCTCCACGTTGATCATGTACAAGCTTACCACCGGTATAAGCAATTAATAACGGAAGTAAATATGTGACCATTGGATCAACCATTTTGGCAAGGCTTTCATTTGGGAAGAAACCAGTAGGAATAAACAATGCCGTAATCAATCCCCACGCAATGAAAGCAGAAATATTTGGCATAACCATAGAACTAAGAAAGTTACCAAACTTCTGTACAGCTACTTTTATATTTGATTGAGCCATTTCGCTCTCTTCCTTTCATTAGATTTTACACTATCCATGTTAAATCACAGAAAACCTTCATTCAATGATGAAGAAAGCTAACTTTGTCGCAATTGAATTGACAAAGGTATTGTTTCACATTGGATGAGGAATTATCCAAGGTACGACAGTGGTTAGACCAGGAGGACTTCATTCTTTTATTTCGATCTTTTCTCAAACATTATTGCTATTTAAGTTAAGTACTCACGATAACGATGGGTGAATCGTTTTTAAGAACGGATATAATGCCCACTTTTCTTAACAAGGCACCTTCATATTCCTATGTTCTTAACCGATATAAAGAAGAGGGATTAGTAAAATACTGGATGAAATGTATTTTGCCTCTCAAAAGTATTACATTCAGCTAGAATATCATTTTTAATAGTAAAAATAACTAAGGAAAGGGGGGAAAATGGAACTTTTAGCAAAGCAGTACTAGATGGTTTGCTAATGCGAAAATCCCATGATTATTAATCATAATATTGCTGCAATGAACGCCTATCGAATGTATAATCGAGCAATTACAGCTCAGAGTCGAGCAATGGAAAGATTATCTTCGGGATTAAGGATTAATCGAGCAGCGGACGACCCTGCTGGATTAGCGATTTCTGAAAAAATGCGCGCACAAATTAGGGGGTTAAATCAAGCTTCCCGAAATGCTCAGGATGCGATCTCTCTTATTCAGACTGGAGAAGGCGCTCTTAATGAAACACATGCGATTCTGCAAAGAATGCGTGAACTTTCAGTGCAGGCTGCTAATGACACACTTAGTGATGCAGATCGTAATGCGATTCAAGAAGAAATTGACCAGCTCACTGAGGAAATCACACGGATTGGTAACGACACCGAATTTAACACAATGAAATTATTGGATGGCTCAAAGAGTTCATATACGATCCAAATTGG contains:
- a CDS encoding flagellin, with amino-acid sequence MIINHNIAAMNAYRMYNRAITAQSRAMERLSSGLRINRAADDPAGLAISEKMRAQIRGLNQASRNAQDAISLIQTGEGALNETHAILQRMRELSVQAANDTLSDADRNAIQEEIDQLTEEITRIGNDTEFNTMKLLDGSKSSYTIQIGANAGQTMVIEISDMRAEELGLTDSGNDEKGYTAKGTLDMSSHESASSAIDKIDQAMKTVSSQRSKLGAYSNRLEHTINNLENTAENLTAAESRIRDADLAKEMMEYTKQSILAQVAMVMIAQANQQQSMILQLLKVN